The window CTGGGTCACGACCTGGACCAGGCCGCCTGCTCACACCGGGTTGCAGTGCGCGGCGGCGGTCAGGATCAGCCCGACGTCGGGGCGCCAGGGCTCGAGGTTCCACGTGCCCTTGTCAGGTGCGCCCATCGCGTGACACACGAGCTGGTCGTCCATCGGCGCGCTGTCCGCCTCGGGCTCGGTTGCCACGAGCTGGGTGCGGATCAGGTCGAGTCCCGCCTCGCCCGCGTGCCGGACCCAGTCCGTGGGGTCCACGGCCAGCGAGCGGCCGCCCTCGTTCTCGCCCCAGGTCGCGCTCTCGATCGCGCTCGTGCCGATCACGAATGTGACCGAGACCGGCTCGGTCCCTGCAGCGGATCCAGAGCCCTGCGCGGAGGGAGTGGCCCGGTCGTCCACCTCGACCCGGGCGGTGGTCGCGTCGACGTCGGTCACCTCGATGCGGGGCGCGCCGTCCTCGGTGCCCGACGGCGGTTCCGGCGGGCCGACCGCCGCGCGCGGGCTGTCGTCGCCGTCGAGCACGGAGATGCTGCCGTCGGAGTCGACGTCGAGCGTGCCGGCGGAGGTGAGGGTCAGCTCCGCGGACTCGCCCGGGGCGAGCACAAAGGTGACCGTCTGCGTGCCCGGTCCCTGCGCGCCCGCCTGGACGGTGGCGGCGCTCGGCGCTCCGACCTCGAGGACGACGTCGCCGACGGCGACCGTGCTGGTCTGCAGCTCCGGCTGGGCCTCGTCGGTGGTCGTCGGCTGCTCAGGTGTCAGTGGCGAGTGCGAGGCTGCGGGGGTCGGGTCCGCGTCTGTGCCGTCCGCCCGCGGGTCGTCGGCCAGGCCGCAGCCGCTCGTCGCGAGGAGCGCGGCGACTGCCGCGCACGCCGCGCGCGCGGCATGGCGCGGCGTTACGGCTCGTCGGGTCGGCACACACCCATTGTGCGGGTAGCCCGCACGGGTCGAAGTACCGGGTGGCGCGTGTCGGCGGGACCCCCTATGTTTAGAACATGCGTTCGAACAAGGTGCTGGTGGCTCATGACCCGGCTGACGTGCTGAGCCAGTCTCCGCGTGGTGCGGTCACGCCGCGCGAGTCGGGGTTCGCGAGCGGTTTCGCGAACCTCACCGAAGCGGTCGATGCCGTGGCGGCGGTCGACTCGCTCCTCGCCTCGCTCACGGCGTCCCGCGCCGTGCTCGTGGAGTCGGTCCGGGAGTGGGTGGCGGACCGGCCCGAGCTGTTCGGCGCCCCAGAGGTCGAGACGGACGATCCCGCGGGGTTCCCGCCCGAGCTCGTCGAGCAGCTCGCAAGGGTGCTGCGGGTGCCGCAGAGCTCGGCCGTCGCGCTCATCGAGGAGTCCTGTGCGCTGGTGCGCGAGCATCCGCGGACGCTCGCGGCGCTGCGCGGCGGGCACATCACCCACGCGCACGCGCAGCTGATCCTTGGCTACACGGACGGGTTGCGCCGGGCCAACCGGGTGGCGCTGGAGACCCGCCTGCTCAAGCATGCGCCCACCACTACCCCGGGTGAGCTGAGCCTTGTCGCGCGGACCGAGCGCGAGCGGCGGCTCCGTCCGGAACGCAGGGCGGAGCCACCGGCCGCGCGCAAGGTGGCGGCCAGGTCCGGGCGTCAGCGGCTCAGCGCTTCCCCCACAGGTCGTCCCAGGCGGTGAACGGGTCGTCAGCACGCGGGGGCTGCTGGGGGCTGCCGCCCGCTGCGACGGCCGGGGCCTGCCCGCCCCAGGCGGGAGCGCCCCAGGTGGGGCTGTCCCACGCC is drawn from Promicromonospora sp. Populi and contains these coding sequences:
- a CDS encoding DUF2599 domain-containing protein; this translates as MPTRRAVTPRHAARAACAAVAALLATSGCGLADDPRADGTDADPTPAASHSPLTPEQPTTTDEAQPELQTSTVAVGDVVLEVGAPSAATVQAGAQGPGTQTVTFVLAPGESAELTLTSAGTLDVDSDGSISVLDGDDSPRAAVGPPEPPSGTEDGAPRIEVTDVDATTARVEVDDRATPSAQGSGSAAGTEPVSVTFVIGTSAIESATWGENEGGRSLAVDPTDWVRHAGEAGLDLIRTQLVATEPEADSAPMDDQLVCHAMGAPDKGTWNLEPWRPDVGLILTAAAHCNPV